In Festucalex cinctus isolate MCC-2025b chromosome 5, RoL_Fcin_1.0, whole genome shotgun sequence, a single genomic region encodes these proteins:
- the LOC144018689 gene encoding UDP-glucuronosyltransferase 3A1-like isoform X1 encodes MTRISALSLFLNWKTIYGTLAADQGGTNDMGLVVWMCWLLALPLLQSAKILTVCLIGGSHYLLFDEISHNFHLHGHEVRMLLQLGNPLITGLSYAARNGSYQTSTWSLGEDYIKQYNSWFLEQQAQFLLGRESFNGFLNFMGHLSYQCDKLLGDKEQITFLQKEQYDVAILDAFNPCSFIVAHKLGVPYIAFYPGSLNGPLSIAIPASISSVPAFSSQLSDRMDIWGRAKNFICSLLGTVGQKIIWSIFKDVAERHLASGSPPGGLDEFHQKAELWAFNTDFSLEFPQPLLPATVLTGGLLNKPAEPLEQDLDSWISSFGESGFIIVALGSMVSSVSVDRLLVELVDGFSVIPQGVIWRYDCERWPPHLSKPSNLLLVDWLPLNDLLGHDKVRLFITHGGQNSLLQAVYHAVPILGIPLFGDQFDNVVKAEAKGLGLAISPTRITGKLLSSTIQTVVRDVRFKSAALALSRIHRSHPVPPALRLVKWVEHILHSGGGAHLWPASLQQPWYQRCLLDLLALVLMGLGGSVLLFWIFCKSKTSKVAGASMSSSASHAIPSGPGKTGPSII; translated from the exons ATGACAAGGATCAGCGCCTTAAG TTTATTTTTGAACTGGAAGACTATTTACGGGACTTTGGCCGCAGATCAGGGTGGCACCAACGACATGGGGCTTGTGGTTTGGATGTGCTGGCTGTTGGCTCTCCCACTGCTCCAGTCTGCCAAGATCCTGACTGTCTGCCTAATTG GAGGAAGCCACTACTTGTTGTTTGACGAGATATCCCATAACTTCCACCTGCACGGGCACGAGGTCCGCATGCTCCTGCAGCTGGGCAATCCTCTCATAACGG GTTTGTCCTATGCTGCTCGCAATGGCAGTTACCAGACCAGCACCTGGTCCCTAGGAGAGGATTACATAAAGCAATACAACAGCTGGTTCTTGGAACAACAAGCACAGTTTTTACTTGGCCG GGAAAGCTTTAATGGATTTTTAAATTTCATGGGCCACCTTTCTTATCAGTGCGACAAGCTCTTAGGGGACAAAGAGCAAATAACATTCCTCCAGAAGGAGCAATATGACGTCGCTATCCTGGATGCTTTTAACCCCTGCTCATTCATCGTAGCGCACAAACTCG GTGTCCCCTACATCGCCTTTTATCCAGGCTCTCTGAACGGGCCTCTGTCCATTGCCATCCCCGCCTCCATCTCCTCAGTGCCGGCTTTCAGCTCCCAGTTGTCGGACCGCATGGACATTTGGGGTCGTGCAAAAAACTTTATCTGCTCTCTCCTGGGGACTGTAG GTCAGAAAATTATCTGGTCCATTTTCAAGGACGTAGCCGAGCGACACCTCGCCTCGGGCTCGCCCCCTGGTGGCCTGGATGAGTTCCACCAGAAGGCAGAACTCTGGGCCTTCAACACCGACTTTTCGCTGGAGTTTCCGCAGCCACTTCTGCCTGCCACCGTATTGACGGGGGGGCTCCTCAATAAACCCGCAGAGCCTCTGGAGCAG GATCTTGACTCGTGGATCTCCAGTTTCGGAGAGTCGGGTTTCATCATCGTGGCCTTAGGCTCGATGGTCTCTTCCGTGTCTGTGGACCGGCTTCTGGTGGAGCTGGTGGATGGCTTCTCCGTAATCCCGCAGGGCGTGATCTGGAG ATACGACTGTGAGCGTTGGCCGCCTCACCTGAGCAAACCTTCTAATCTTCTACTCGTGGACTGGCTGCCTCTCAATGACTTGCTTG GACATGACAAGGTGCGCCTCTTCATCACGCACGGTGGTCAGAACAGTCTTCTTCAGGCGGTGTATCATGCCGTTCCCATCCTGGGCATCCCCCTGTTTGGAGATCAGTTTGACAATGTGGTGAAGGCTGAAGCGAAGGGCCTGGGCCTCGCCATCAGCCCCACCAGGATCACCGGCAAGCTGCTGAGCTCCACCATCCAGACTGTCGTGCGGGATGTCAG GTTCAAGTCGGCAGCATTGGCCCTCAGCCGCATCCACAGATCGCACCCCGTGCCGCCCGCACTTCGACTTGTGAAGTGGGTGGAGCACATCCTGCACAGCGGAGGTGGAGCTCATCTGTGGCCGGCCTCACTGCAGCAGCCTTGGTACCAGAGATGCCTGCTGGATCTGCTCGCCCTCGTCCTGATGGGTCTCGGCGGGTCCGTCCTTCTCTTTTGGATTTTCTGCAAGAGCAAGACAAGCAAAg TTGCAGGTGCCAGTATGTCTTCCTCTGCCTCGCACGCAATCCCAAGTGGGCCGGGCAAAACGGGCCCAAGCATAATATAA
- the LOC144018689 gene encoding UDP-glucuronosyltransferase 3A1-like isoform X2, with the protein MGLVVWMCWLLALPLLQSAKILTVCLIGGSHYLLFDEISHNFHLHGHEVRMLLQLGNPLITGLSYAARNGSYQTSTWSLGEDYIKQYNSWFLEQQAQFLLGRESFNGFLNFMGHLSYQCDKLLGDKEQITFLQKEQYDVAILDAFNPCSFIVAHKLGVPYIAFYPGSLNGPLSIAIPASISSVPAFSSQLSDRMDIWGRAKNFICSLLGTVGQKIIWSIFKDVAERHLASGSPPGGLDEFHQKAELWAFNTDFSLEFPQPLLPATVLTGGLLNKPAEPLEQDLDSWISSFGESGFIIVALGSMVSSVSVDRLLVELVDGFSVIPQGVIWRYDCERWPPHLSKPSNLLLVDWLPLNDLLGHDKVRLFITHGGQNSLLQAVYHAVPILGIPLFGDQFDNVVKAEAKGLGLAISPTRITGKLLSSTIQTVVRDVRFKSAALALSRIHRSHPVPPALRLVKWVEHILHSGGGAHLWPASLQQPWYQRCLLDLLALVLMGLGGSVLLFWIFCKSKTSKVAGASMSSSASHAIPSGPGKTGPSII; encoded by the exons ATGGGGCTTGTGGTTTGGATGTGCTGGCTGTTGGCTCTCCCACTGCTCCAGTCTGCCAAGATCCTGACTGTCTGCCTAATTG GAGGAAGCCACTACTTGTTGTTTGACGAGATATCCCATAACTTCCACCTGCACGGGCACGAGGTCCGCATGCTCCTGCAGCTGGGCAATCCTCTCATAACGG GTTTGTCCTATGCTGCTCGCAATGGCAGTTACCAGACCAGCACCTGGTCCCTAGGAGAGGATTACATAAAGCAATACAACAGCTGGTTCTTGGAACAACAAGCACAGTTTTTACTTGGCCG GGAAAGCTTTAATGGATTTTTAAATTTCATGGGCCACCTTTCTTATCAGTGCGACAAGCTCTTAGGGGACAAAGAGCAAATAACATTCCTCCAGAAGGAGCAATATGACGTCGCTATCCTGGATGCTTTTAACCCCTGCTCATTCATCGTAGCGCACAAACTCG GTGTCCCCTACATCGCCTTTTATCCAGGCTCTCTGAACGGGCCTCTGTCCATTGCCATCCCCGCCTCCATCTCCTCAGTGCCGGCTTTCAGCTCCCAGTTGTCGGACCGCATGGACATTTGGGGTCGTGCAAAAAACTTTATCTGCTCTCTCCTGGGGACTGTAG GTCAGAAAATTATCTGGTCCATTTTCAAGGACGTAGCCGAGCGACACCTCGCCTCGGGCTCGCCCCCTGGTGGCCTGGATGAGTTCCACCAGAAGGCAGAACTCTGGGCCTTCAACACCGACTTTTCGCTGGAGTTTCCGCAGCCACTTCTGCCTGCCACCGTATTGACGGGGGGGCTCCTCAATAAACCCGCAGAGCCTCTGGAGCAG GATCTTGACTCGTGGATCTCCAGTTTCGGAGAGTCGGGTTTCATCATCGTGGCCTTAGGCTCGATGGTCTCTTCCGTGTCTGTGGACCGGCTTCTGGTGGAGCTGGTGGATGGCTTCTCCGTAATCCCGCAGGGCGTGATCTGGAG ATACGACTGTGAGCGTTGGCCGCCTCACCTGAGCAAACCTTCTAATCTTCTACTCGTGGACTGGCTGCCTCTCAATGACTTGCTTG GACATGACAAGGTGCGCCTCTTCATCACGCACGGTGGTCAGAACAGTCTTCTTCAGGCGGTGTATCATGCCGTTCCCATCCTGGGCATCCCCCTGTTTGGAGATCAGTTTGACAATGTGGTGAAGGCTGAAGCGAAGGGCCTGGGCCTCGCCATCAGCCCCACCAGGATCACCGGCAAGCTGCTGAGCTCCACCATCCAGACTGTCGTGCGGGATGTCAG GTTCAAGTCGGCAGCATTGGCCCTCAGCCGCATCCACAGATCGCACCCCGTGCCGCCCGCACTTCGACTTGTGAAGTGGGTGGAGCACATCCTGCACAGCGGAGGTGGAGCTCATCTGTGGCCGGCCTCACTGCAGCAGCCTTGGTACCAGAGATGCCTGCTGGATCTGCTCGCCCTCGTCCTGATGGGTCTCGGCGGGTCCGTCCTTCTCTTTTGGATTTTCTGCAAGAGCAAGACAAGCAAAg TTGCAGGTGCCAGTATGTCTTCCTCTGCCTCGCACGCAATCCCAAGTGGGCCGGGCAAAACGGGCCCAAGCATAATATAA